The segment GCGTCGATTCTCTTACAAACCTACGGGGAAAaacaacaacgaaaaaaaagttagaagaaaaatctcaaggaATGACGCACAAAGAACTTACCAGACGCTTCTTGGCTACTTCATCGTAGGCCAAATGCTCAAATATTTGCGCAATCATACAATCCGGAAGATGGAGGATATTCATCTTTCCACCTATGCTGCTTCGGGATTTTCAGATGAAGGATTTATTCCactgaattgaattttcttcttgcaaaatttccaGAACTTTACggtttttcttgtaatttccTGTAGATGGCACAATTGGCGGAAATAATGTGAAAGCGGAACAGCTGATTATGACAGTTTGTTCCGCTgccaatttgaattttattttttgagaaattcccatttttgagggttttttgtgcaaactttggtttattttattttctgaacTTTTTATTAGCCAGTGGAAGCACTGAATAGGAAATACaagcaaagaaaatccaataatttgtgaaaaattttcgtAAAATCCAGTGACGTGCGAAGGTAACAGCGCCATAAGTTGCAGCGGATTTTTTTCGAAACTTCTCTGGTGGACTTCCTAGCGCACAGCaggaaaagaattaatatttttcgtgGAATTTTGGATTGTTTTGTTATCTTTCGGACCACGCGGACGGCGAAAATTCCTTCCGAAATGTTTGCCGGGAAATTATGCTAATTTATATCCTGCTAATTGTTGTAGTTTGGTTTGGAAACGCATTTCAAGTGATTGACACACTCAGCAGGATGATGAGACGTAGGAGGATGTACAGCTTCCGGCCATACCAAATTAACCGGATTCAGTATGCCTTTGGGGTTGCACCCAAACCACGCAGTGGGCACCGGATTGTATGCACGGAGCGCAGTATTTACTGCTTTGGGGGCTTCAATCCGAACATCCCGTCGAATACGGGTGTGATCAGGGATGTGTCACTGTTCCAAGAGCTCTGGCGCTATGACACACTCTCCCGCGAGTGGGAGCTGATCTTTGGGCCAGGAGAAGAAATGCCCGAAGAACTTGCTTCGCATGCAATGCTTATGCTTGGAAATTCAATCTTGGTGAGTTCTTTGGTCAGTTTTAGGAAAGAATCTTCAGGAGTTTataaaatatccttttgtTGGCTTTTTTGCGGGTAGATTTTTGGTGGAACCTGTTATCCCTTTGGCACACGTTGCTCCAATAAACTCCACATCTTCAATACGATCAGCAAGAAGTTGGCCACAGTGGAGACACGCGGTACACCCCCGCAGGAGATGTACGGACAAGCTATGGTGGTTCATGAGGAGTATCTGTACGTAATAGGGGGTACAACAGGATATGACTACTCCTGTGATGTTCACAGGTAAGCAAATCAGGggaaatctttaagaaaaatcgaaGCTAAAAAGTACATCTGAGTACATACAGATTGGCCACCAATGAGAGGAGATAAAGAAAGTTGTGTTGTGGATGTAgtgatttttgattatttcttgACGTGGTTAATTTTGTCCATTGATTGTCCTGAGGAAGGACTaaaatagtccgaaacgttggccagaaataaaaattaattagccgagagtaagaccgaaaatccgttttttaAAAGATCCCATAAAAAGCTTATAATTTAGGGGAAAACAGCCTAAATCTGAACCTCTTTTTtagagtatttttttctctatctctccATGACTTTCCCACGCTCCacattgataagaaaaaaatctcattgtcATTTAATTTTGCGAATTTTGTTGCTTTATTTCAATTCCTCACGTAATATTTtatctggattttttttgtttaatttttatagccCATTGATTGATAAATTACTTAACAAAATTACCTTTTATCGATTATTATTCGCGAgatattggaaaataattaatatcaGCAATCAAGAGTATTTAATAATCAAATATTGCgcaattaaatgataaaaaaattattttttatttgactattttttcttccaaaacattttttttattattcttcataaaattcgggtaggggagaccggggttaaaaaagtcacttaagggtttagaaaaagctcaaaatatcatatttcccaaatagataaaacgaaatgtatagcccatttctttaggaaatttactgccctacaactctttctcagatcattttgttctatctagctaggaaatatgatattttaggctttttccaaacccttaagtgactttattagccccggtctcccctacaaattaatatttgaattaattaaatttttctttacgtgTAGATTAAACTTGATGACGCACGAGTGGGAGCTCGTCTATCACTgtgatgaaaataatgagaGAGACCCCTCGGGGAGGTATAGGCACGAATTGGCGTATGATGGGGagaagatttatattttgggtgGTGGAACATCTTCAGTGGCCTTCACACTCTCCCAGATACCTGCCTTTGATCTCAAGAAGAATGCGTGGAGTGTGGTGCAGACAAAGCCCGATCCGACGTTTACGCTGCGTGACAACAAGCCGGCCTTTCCGGAGGCGCGCAAATGCCATTCGTGTGTGCAAATTGAATCAGCTGAGGGACCATCTGTTGTCATCATTGGGGGCTACGATACGTGCTATCACAATGATATTTGGAAGTTGAATTTGCGCACCTTCGAGTGGCGATGCTTCAGCAAGGTGTGCACGTTCCGGCCACTCTTCTTTCACGACGCCACCGTGACACGCGGGGGCTGCGTGTACATCTACGGGGGTATCACGTGCAATGCCATCACGAATTCCATCAAGAGAATTAGCAATATGTACAAGATTTGGATGACAATACCCAAATTATCGGAGATGTGCATTGAG is part of the Lutzomyia longipalpis isolate SR_M1_2022 chromosome 3, ASM2433408v1 genome and harbors:
- the LOC129792060 gene encoding kelch domain-containing protein 10 homolog; the encoded protein is MLIYILLIVVVWFGNAFQVIDTLSRMMRRRRMYSFRPYQINRIQYAFGVAPKPRSGHRIVCTERSIYCFGGFNPNIPSNTGVIRDVSLFQELWRYDTLSREWELIFGPGEEMPEELASHAMLMLGNSILIFGGTCYPFGTRCSNKLHIFNTISKKLATVETRGTPPQEMYGQAMVVHEEYLYVIGGTTGYDYSCDVHRLNLMTHEWELVYHCDENNERDPSGRYRHELAYDGEKIYILGGGTSSVAFTLSQIPAFDLKKNAWSVVQTKPDPTFTLRDNKPAFPEARKCHSCVQIESAEGPSVVIIGGYDTCYHNDIWKLNLRTFEWRCFSKVCTFRPLFFHDATVTRGGCVYIYGGITCNAITNSIKRISNMYKIWMTIPKLSEMCIEALNFYAPHLKESSPKDLLKLGVPPPFVDRLTTKSIN